A window of Mycolicibacterium madagascariense genomic DNA:
TGCCTCTACACCGCGGGTGATGAACGTGGTGGCCAGCATGGGACGCGCGATTCGACGGATCAACATGCGGCGGGGTTTCCCCGGCGGGCCCGGATGCAAACCCGCTCTTCGCCCGCGTTCCCAGCGTCCTTTCAACCGCCGTTAGGGTGGGGGTTTCCATTGTCGAAGGAGGTCGTCGTGGCCCTCGTTGCGGGAGTCGATTCGTCCACGCAGTCCTGCAAGGTCGTGATCTGCGACGCCCACACCGGCGAGGTCGTGCGCTCGGGATCCGCGCCGCATCCCGCGGGCACCGAGGTCGACCCGGCGCGCTGGTGGGCCGCCCTCGCCGACGCGTCCACGGCCGCGGGCGGTCTGGACGACGTCGAGGCGGTCGCGGTCGGCGCCCAGCAGCACGGCATGGTCTGCCTCGACACGGCGGGCAACGTCGTGCGGGATGCCCTGCTGTGGAACGACACGCGATCCGGCGCCGCGGCCGACGCGCTCGTCGACGAACTCGGCGGGCCCGGCGAGTGGGCCGAGCGCATCGGCGTGGTGCCCGTCGCGTCCATCACGGCGACCAAACTGCGCTGGTTGGCCGACCACGAACCCAAGAACGCCGACGCGACCGCCGCCGTGTGTCTGCCGCACGACTGGTTGACGTGGCGGCTCACCGGATCGACAGACGTCGCCGACATCCGCACCGACCGCAGCGACGCCAGCGGCACCGGGTACTTCGCCGCCGCGGACGGCACCTATCAGCCGGACCTGCTGCGACTCGCGATGCGCGGCCGCCAGCCCGCCGTCCCCACCGTCCTAGGGCCGAACGACTCGGCGGGGCGGACCACCGCCGGCGCGGTGCTCGGCGCCGGAGCCGGCGACAACGCGGCCGCCGCGCTGGGACTCGGGGTCGGCCGCGGTGACTGCGTCGTCTCGCTGGGCACCTCGGGGGTGGTCAGCGCCGTCGGCGACGCCGCCGCCCACGATCCGGAGGGCCTCGTCGCCGGATTCGCCGACGCCACCGGGCGTCAGTTGCCCCTGGTGTGCACGCTCAACGGCGCGCCCGTGCTCGCCGCGGTCGCCACGATGCTGGGAGTCGACTTCGACGAGTTCGACCGGCTGGCGCTGTCCGCACCCGCGGGCTCGGAGGGACTCGTGCTGGTGCCCTACTTCGACGGCGAACGCTCCCCGAACCTGCCCGACGCCGCGGGGGCGCTGCACGGCGTCACCACCCGAAACCTCGTTCCCGCCAACGTCGCTCGCGCCGCCGTCGAGGGGCTGCTGGCCTCGATCCAGTTCTGCATCGGGGCGATCTCCCGCCAGGGCGTCGACGTCGAACGGGTGATCATGGTCGGCGGAGGTGCCCGCTCGGAGGCCGTACGCCGCATCGCGCCCGCGATTCTCGGCATGCCCGTGCACGTTCCCGCGCCGGGGGAGTACGTGGCCCGCGGTGCGGCGCGTCAGGCCGCCTGGGTCCTGTCGGGCTCCGATGCCCCACCCCCGTGGGAGGTCGACGTGACGGCATCGTTCACCGCCGAGCCGACGCCCGCGGTCCTCGAGCGGTACTCGGCGGCGCAGTCGCTGACCCTGGGTCAGCGCGCGTCGGGCGCCTAGGGCCTGGCCACGGGTCGCGGCCACTTCACCTCGGCGACAACACCATTGGCCGGTCGCAGCCGGTCGGTCACCGCCCGCAGCGGCGACCACGTCGACCGGCCGATCCTGGTGACCGCATACGCCGTAAGCACCACGCCGGGATCCTGGAGCGCGACGACCTCGACCCCGGCGCTACGGGGTCGGTGCAGGGGGAGCAGACCCACCCCGTACCCGGCCGCGATCAGGTCCTCGACCAACTCCAGGCTGTCGATCTGGTGGGCGATGCGGGGCTGAAAGCCGTTGAGCGCACCCAGTGTTCGCACGGCACGTTCGTCGGCGGTGTTGCGCGAGTTGACGATCCAGTCATGCCCGGCGTACCTCGAGACGTCGGCGGGCCCGTCGGAGTCGGCGGCGGGGACGCCGAGCCCCCACGGGGTCGACCACAGCGGCGTGGCCTCCAGGACCGGGCCGGGACTCGCCGGAGCCAAGTTGTAGTCGTAGGCCAGCACGAGATCCAGATCGTCGTCGGCGAGCAGCGCGAAGGCCTCGATCGGTTCGTACTCGCTGACGATGACGCGCACGGCCGGGTGAGTCCGGGCCAACTCCGCCAGTATCGGGAGCAGCGACACGCGAATGCCCGTCGAAAACCCGCCCACCCGAAGCGTGCCCGCGGGTTCGGCCTCGGGGTCGAGGTCGAGACGCGCGGTGTCCACCGCCGCCAGGATCGTCACCGCGTGATCGGCCAGCCGGCGACCCGCCGGAGTCAACCGCACCCGTCTGCCCTGCGGCTCGATCAGGTCGACGCCGACGTCCTTCGCCAGCGCGGCGATCTGCTGGGACACCGTCGAGGTGGTCAGGTGGTGCGCTTCGGCGACCGCTCGCATCGAGCCGAGACGCGACAGCGCGAGCAGCAGCAGGAGTCGGCGGGTGTCCACGCACGCATTGTCGTCGGGGTACCCCGCGGGGCCCGCCTGGGGTCGGTCTCGGTCAAGGGCGGTGTCGAGGGGGCATGATCGGGGTACCTTCGCTGGTGGCGAGGGGGGCGGTCTCCCCGGTCGCCGGGACGTCGTCGTACGAGAGGGCTGGATTGCGTGAGCGCTGGGCGGCACGAGTCCCACGACGGCGTCTTCGACGCTGATCCCCAGATCGGCGGGGATCTGGCCCAGGTCGATTGGGCGGCAACGCCGCTCGGCAATCCGGACCAGTGGCCGCAGAGCCTGCAGACCGCGGTCAGCATCCTGCTGTCGACGCGGTTCTCGATGTGGATGGCGTGGGGGCCCGAGCTCACCTTCTTCTGCAATGCGGCGTATCGCCGGGACACGCTGGCGGCGAAGTATCCGTGGGCGCTGGGCCGGCCGGCGAGCGAGGTGTGGGCCGAGATCTGGGACGACATCGGACCGCGGATCGATCGCGTGCTGTCCACCGGCCAGGCGACGTGGGACGAAGCGCTGCTGCTGTTCTTGGAGCGGTCCGGGTATTCCGAGGAGTCCTATCACACGTTCTCCTACAGCCCGCTGCGCGACGACGACGGCACGGTCGTCGGAATCCTCTGTGTCGTAAGCGAAGACACCGAGCGGGTGATCAGCGGTCGACGCATGACGACGCTGCGCGAACTGGGCTCCGACCCCAGCGTGCGCCCCTCGGAGGCAGAGATGCTGGACTCCGCGGCGCGCCAACTCGAGCACAACCTGAACGACCTGCCGTTCACCCTGACCTACCTGTTCGACGACGACGGGTCCGCGCGGCTGGTGGCCACCAGCGGCATCACCGCCGGGCACCCCGTGGCGCCGGCCGAGTTGCCCGCGGACGCGCCCGGCGTATGGCCGCACGAGGCATCGAGACGTGGCGACGCGGTGCTCGTCGAGCTGACGGGTGACCCCTACGCCGACCTGCCGACCGGCGCCTGGCCGGCACCGCCGACCCACGCGCTGGTGGTGCCGCTGCAACAGCAGGGCGCCGCTCCGCTGGGTTTCCTGGTCGCCGCGCTCAACCGCTACCGGCCCCTCGACGACGGCTACCGCGGGTTCGTCGAACTGATCGCCGCGCACGTCGCCGCCGAGGTGGGCAGCGCGCGCAGCTACCGGGCCGAACAGCGCCGCGCCGAGGATCTCGCCGAGCTGGACCGCGCCAAGACCACCTTCTTCTCCAACATCAGCCACGAATTCCGCACGCCACTGACCCTGATCCTCGGCCCGGTGGCGGATCTGCGGGCGCGCGCCGGGGGCATCGACGACGCGGCCCGCCACGAGCTGGACGTCGTCCATCGCAACGGCCTGCGGCTGGCGAAACTGGTCAATACGCTCCTGGACTTCTCCCGCATCGAGGCGGGCCGCATGCAGGCCCGGTACGAACCGGTCGATCTCGCGGCCGTGACGGCCGAACTCGCCAGCGTCTTCCGCTCGGCCGTCGACCGGGCCGGCCTGGACCTCGTGGTCGACGCCGAACCGCTGGAGAACCCCGTCTACGTCGACCGCGACATGTGGGAGAAGGTCGTCCTCAACCTCCTGTCGAACGCTCTGAAGTTCACGTTCGACGGCGCCATCACGGTGCGGGTGACGAGCGAGGGAGGCGAGGCCGTCGTCACGGTGGCCGACACCGGCATCGGCGTCGCCCCCGACGAGATGCCCCGGCTGTTCGAGCGCTTCCACCGCATCGAGACCGCGCGCGCCCGGTCCAACGAGGGCAGCGGGATCGGTCTGGCGTTGGTCAAGGAGCTCGTCGAACTGCACGGCGGCACCATCAGCGCCACCAGCACGCCGGGTGCGGGCACGACCTTCGACATCCGCCTGCCGTTCGGCTCTGCCCACCTTCGACCGGAGAACCTGGCGGAGGGGCCGACCCGCACCGGCTCCGCGACGGCCGACCCGTACGTCCAGGAGGCGCTGCGATGGCTGCCGTCCGAGGGGCCGACCACCGACGAATCGATCTCCGGGTCGACCGACGTCGGCAGCGTGGCCGCACCCGCGCCCGTCTCGGGACCACGGGCCCGCGTGCTGGTCGCCGACGACAACACCGACATGCGCGAGTACCTGGTCCGACTGCTGGAGGCGTCGGGGTACGACGTCGAGGCCGTCGGCGACGGGCAGCAGGCCCTGGAGGGAGTGCGGGCGCACCTGCCCGACCTGGTCGTCAGCGACGTGATGATGCCCCGGCTCGACGGCCTCGAGCTCGTCGCCAGGCTGCGCGCCGATCCGCGCACCGCGGTGGTGCCCGTCCTGCTGCTGTCGGCGCGAGCCGGGCAGGAGGCCTCCATCGAGGGGCTGCACGCCGGTGCCGACGACTACCTGGTCAAGCCGTTCGCCGCGGCCGAGTTGCTCGCCCGCGTCCGCGCCAACGTCGAACTGTCGCGGTTGCGCAACCACCACGCCCGCTGGCGCACCGCGCTCATCGACTCCCTGCAGGAGGCGTTCTTCGTCTGCGACGACCGGGGCGCGGTCATCGAGACCAATGCGGCGTTCGCCGACGTGCTCGGCTACGGGGCCGACGGGTTGCCCTACGAGCCGCCCCACCCCTGGTTCCCCGACGCGGAGTCCGACCCCGAGGCCTACGAGCAGGTCGCCGAGTCCTTCGCCGGCCTGCTCGATCAAGAGCAGGGGACGTTCACCGTTCCCGTCACCCACCGCGACGGGCACCGGCTCTGGGTCACCTTCACCTTCAACCACGCCGAGGACCCCGACACCGGGCGTCGCGTCATGGTGGGCACCTTCAGGGACGTCACCGCCGAGCACTACGTCGTACAGCGTCAGACGGCGTTGGCGGCGTTGAATCAGGTTCTGGCCCAAGCAGATACCGTGGACGAGGCGGTGCTGTCGGCGGCCGGGCGGCTGCACGAGCTGTGGCGGACCGACCGGGTCCTGGCCGTCACGTTCCCGATGGCCGGGGCGCCGACACCCATGGGTTCCGACGCCCCGCGGGTGGTCGGCGTCGGGACGGGCGCACCACAGTGGACGGAGTTGCCACCGCAGACGCGATCCGCGATCGAGACGTTGCGCGACGGCGACCTGCTCGTAGTGGACGCCTCCGCCCCGGGTTCCGCCGGGATCGCGCTGCAACATCCACACGGCGTGCTGGTGCTCAGGGTGGACTTGTCCGAACGACGACACTTCACCGCCGAGGATCAGACTCTGCTGGTGATGCTGGCGGGTCGGCTCGGGCAGGGTCTGCACCGCGTCCAGCAGCTCGACCAGCAGCGCGAGACGGCGCTGGCGCTGCAGCATGCCATCCTCGGGCCTGCGGACCTGCCCGCCGGATTCGCGGTGCGCTACGCGCCCGCGTCCAGTCCGCTGCAGGTCGGCGGTGACTGGTACGACGTCGTCGAGCTCGACGACGGCCGCATCGCGCTCATCGTCGGGGACTGCGTGGGACACGGCCTGGCCGCGGCGACGGTGATGGGCCAACTGCGCAGCGCCTGCCGGGCACTGCTGCTCGAACAACCCAGTCCCAGTGCCGCGCTCGCCGCGCTGGACCGGTTCGCCGCACGGCTACCCGGCGCGGTGTGCACGACGGCCTTCTGCGCGGTGCTCGACACCGGTACCGGCGAGCTGACGTACTCCAGCGCCGGTCACCCACCGCCGGTCCTCGTCCACGGCGACCGCACGGCGACGACCCTCGAAGACGGCCGGGCGATCCCACTGGGCTTGCGGCCCAATCGGTTTCGGCCGGAATCCCAGACCGTCCTGCCGCCGCGCGCCACGCTGCTGCTCTACACCGACGGCCTGGTGGAGCGCCGCAGGCAACCACTGGACTTCGGCATCGCGCGGGCCACCGATCTGGTGCGCGAGGGCAGCGCGCTCGACCTCGACGAGTTGGCCAGCGACATCCTGTCGCGGCTGACCCCGGAGGGCGGGTATCAGGACGACGTCGCGCTGCTGCTGTACCGCCAGCCGACGCCATTGCACCTCGACTTTCCCGCCAGTGTCGACGAGCTCGCCGGCACCCGCACGGCGCTGCGCACGTGGTTGACGCGGGCCGACATGAAGGCCGATCAGGTGCAGGACGTCCTGATCGCCACGGGGGAGGCGGTCGCCAACGCCATCGAGCACGGACACCGCAACTCGCCGGGAGGCACCGTCACCCTGCGGGCCACCGCGCTCGCCGACCGCGTGCTCGTCACCGTGGTGGACACCGGTGTCTGGAAGACGCCTCGCCCAGACGTCGACATCACCCGCGGTCGCGGTGTCACACTGATGAAGGCCCTCATGCAGGACGTGTCCATCGTTCCCGACGCGAACGGCACCACCGTTCACATGTACTCCAGGATCGCGCCATGACGACACCGTTGACCATCGACGTCAACCGCCGAGACGGTGGGACCGTGGCCGTCGTCGCCACCGGCGAGATCGACCTGAGCAACGTCCATACCTTCGCCAGCGCACTCGACGACGCCATCGCCGGAAGCAGCGGCGCGCAGGTGACCGTCGACCTCAGTGCCGTCGACTACCTGGACAGCGGGGGCATCAACGTGCTGTTCGACAAGGCCGATCACATCCGGCTCATCGTCAAGCCGCTGCTGATTCCGGTGCTGACGATCAGCGGTCTCACCGAGCTGGCCACGGTGGAAGCCGCCGAAGGCCGTCGCAACGGGTGAACCCGGCCGGAGCCTGACCGTTCACGAATCGTGAACGGTATGTCCGCGAATATCACGTGGACCCGAACGGTCGTCATCGCCTTCAATACCGGCATGACCGTTCACCACGCGCGCACCGGCGTCCTCATGGCCCTGGGGTCGATGACCTGCGTGCAGGTGGGCCTGGTCGTGGCGATCGGCCTGATCGATCGCATCGGCGTGGAGGGCGCCGCCTGGCTGCGGCTGACCTGGGCCGGCGTGTTGCTCGTGATCGTGGTGCGCCCCCGTCGATCGGCGTTCACCAAGACCACCCTGCTGACCTGCGTCGTCCTCGGCGTCGTCACCGCAACCGTCACGCTGTCGTTCATGGCGGCCATCGGCCGGATTCCCCTCGGCACGGCGAGCGCGCTGGAGTTCCTCGGGCCCCTCGGCGTCGCGGTCTGCCGCGGTGAGGGCAGGCACCGCCTGGCCTGGCCGGGCGTCGCAGCCCTCGGCGTTCTGCTGCTCACCCGGCCGTGGGAGGGTGCCATCGACCCGGTCGGCGTCGCGTGTGCCCTGGCCGCCGCGGTGTGCTGGGCGGCGTACATCCTGTTGACCCAGCGGGTCGGCGACGGCGTCGAGGGGGTCAACGGGCTGGCCGTGTCGATGGGGGTCGCGGCCGTGGTCTCGACGGTGGCCGTGGGGCACTGGGTGATACCGCGCATCACACCGGAGATCCTGCTCGTCGGGGTGGGCCTGGCCATCCTGCTTCCCGTCGTCCCCTTCACCCTGGAGCTGCTTGCTCTGCGCAGGCTGACGACCGCGTCCTTCGGAACGCTGATGAGCCTCGAGCCCGCCCTCGCGATGCTCGTCGGATACGTGATGCTGGCGCAGCGCCCCGGTCCGACCGGGCTGGTCGGCATCTGCCTCGTCGTCGTCGCGGGGATCGGCGCCGCGCGCACCGGCACCCGGACGCCGGCTCTCGTCGCGGTTAACTGACCGCCCGGCGTGTCGCGTATCGAGCTACCGACCGCCTCGCGGGCAGCTACGAAAATGCCGTTCCCGAAACATCATTCGGAATGAGTCCGGCAAACGATGATCATCGACGGTGATCCCACCCGGCGGCGCGACCACACGGCCGCTGAGGCGGCGCTGACGAGA
This region includes:
- a CDS encoding FGGY family carbohydrate kinase; this translates as MALVAGVDSSTQSCKVVICDAHTGEVVRSGSAPHPAGTEVDPARWWAALADASTAAGGLDDVEAVAVGAQQHGMVCLDTAGNVVRDALLWNDTRSGAAADALVDELGGPGEWAERIGVVPVASITATKLRWLADHEPKNADATAAVCLPHDWLTWRLTGSTDVADIRTDRSDASGTGYFAAADGTYQPDLLRLAMRGRQPAVPTVLGPNDSAGRTTAGAVLGAGAGDNAAAALGLGVGRGDCVVSLGTSGVVSAVGDAAAHDPEGLVAGFADATGRQLPLVCTLNGAPVLAAVATMLGVDFDEFDRLALSAPAGSEGLVLVPYFDGERSPNLPDAAGALHGVTTRNLVPANVARAAVEGLLASIQFCIGAISRQGVDVERVIMVGGGARSEAVRRIAPAILGMPVHVPAPGEYVARGAARQAAWVLSGSDAPPPWEVDVTASFTAEPTPAVLERYSAAQSLTLGQRASGA
- a CDS encoding LysR family transcriptional regulator; amino-acid sequence: MDTRRLLLLLALSRLGSMRAVAEAHHLTTSTVSQQIAALAKDVGVDLIEPQGRRVRLTPAGRRLADHAVTILAAVDTARLDLDPEAEPAGTLRVGGFSTGIRVSLLPILAELARTHPAVRVIVSEYEPIEAFALLADDDLDLVLAYDYNLAPASPGPVLEATPLWSTPWGLGVPAADSDGPADVSRYAGHDWIVNSRNTADERAVRTLGALNGFQPRIAHQIDSLELVEDLIAAGYGVGLLPLHRPRSAGVEVVALQDPGVVLTAYAVTRIGRSTWSPLRAVTDRLRPANGVVAEVKWPRPVARP
- a CDS encoding SpoIIE family protein phosphatase is translated as MSAGRHESHDGVFDADPQIGGDLAQVDWAATPLGNPDQWPQSLQTAVSILLSTRFSMWMAWGPELTFFCNAAYRRDTLAAKYPWALGRPASEVWAEIWDDIGPRIDRVLSTGQATWDEALLLFLERSGYSEESYHTFSYSPLRDDDGTVVGILCVVSEDTERVISGRRMTTLRELGSDPSVRPSEAEMLDSAARQLEHNLNDLPFTLTYLFDDDGSARLVATSGITAGHPVAPAELPADAPGVWPHEASRRGDAVLVELTGDPYADLPTGAWPAPPTHALVVPLQQQGAAPLGFLVAALNRYRPLDDGYRGFVELIAAHVAAEVGSARSYRAEQRRAEDLAELDRAKTTFFSNISHEFRTPLTLILGPVADLRARAGGIDDAARHELDVVHRNGLRLAKLVNTLLDFSRIEAGRMQARYEPVDLAAVTAELASVFRSAVDRAGLDLVVDAEPLENPVYVDRDMWEKVVLNLLSNALKFTFDGAITVRVTSEGGEAVVTVADTGIGVAPDEMPRLFERFHRIETARARSNEGSGIGLALVKELVELHGGTISATSTPGAGTTFDIRLPFGSAHLRPENLAEGPTRTGSATADPYVQEALRWLPSEGPTTDESISGSTDVGSVAAPAPVSGPRARVLVADDNTDMREYLVRLLEASGYDVEAVGDGQQALEGVRAHLPDLVVSDVMMPRLDGLELVARLRADPRTAVVPVLLLSARAGQEASIEGLHAGADDYLVKPFAAAELLARVRANVELSRLRNHHARWRTALIDSLQEAFFVCDDRGAVIETNAAFADVLGYGADGLPYEPPHPWFPDAESDPEAYEQVAESFAGLLDQEQGTFTVPVTHRDGHRLWVTFTFNHAEDPDTGRRVMVGTFRDVTAEHYVVQRQTALAALNQVLAQADTVDEAVLSAAGRLHELWRTDRVLAVTFPMAGAPTPMGSDAPRVVGVGTGAPQWTELPPQTRSAIETLRDGDLLVVDASAPGSAGIALQHPHGVLVLRVDLSERRHFTAEDQTLLVMLAGRLGQGLHRVQQLDQQRETALALQHAILGPADLPAGFAVRYAPASSPLQVGGDWYDVVELDDGRIALIVGDCVGHGLAAATVMGQLRSACRALLLEQPSPSAALAALDRFAARLPGAVCTTAFCAVLDTGTGELTYSSAGHPPPVLVHGDRTATTLEDGRAIPLGLRPNRFRPESQTVLPPRATLLLYTDGLVERRRQPLDFGIARATDLVREGSALDLDELASDILSRLTPEGGYQDDVALLLYRQPTPLHLDFPASVDELAGTRTALRTWLTRADMKADQVQDVLIATGEAVANAIEHGHRNSPGGTVTLRATALADRVLVTVVDTGVWKTPRPDVDITRGRGVTLMKALMQDVSIVPDANGTTVHMYSRIAP
- a CDS encoding STAS domain-containing protein — translated: MTTPLTIDVNRRDGGTVAVVATGEIDLSNVHTFASALDDAIAGSSGAQVTVDLSAVDYLDSGGINVLFDKADHIRLIVKPLLIPVLTISGLTELATVEAAEGRRNG
- a CDS encoding EamA family transporter, translating into MTVHHARTGVLMALGSMTCVQVGLVVAIGLIDRIGVEGAAWLRLTWAGVLLVIVVRPRRSAFTKTTLLTCVVLGVVTATVTLSFMAAIGRIPLGTASALEFLGPLGVAVCRGEGRHRLAWPGVAALGVLLLTRPWEGAIDPVGVACALAAAVCWAAYILLTQRVGDGVEGVNGLAVSMGVAAVVSTVAVGHWVIPRITPEILLVGVGLAILLPVVPFTLELLALRRLTTASFGTLMSLEPALAMLVGYVMLAQRPGPTGLVGICLVVVAGIGAARTGTRTPALVAVN